From a region of the Desulfuromonas sp. KJ2020 genome:
- a CDS encoding glutamate synthase-related protein, producing MINASHDPSGLMPPERDACAIISYINKAGHPTHGNVQRTIEALIKMGHRAGEISGEGDGCGILTDLPRRLWRDILEGAGHNGDLVDAKGFAIGHFLLPKEALADDPELQEKILTLFREAGAQVLVERPGPVRNELLSAMARRTEPRFWQVALLLPQPNKAPATLYRLHADIEARFPVHVASLSTQVASYKVHGAPEILSRYYPELKRRDFLSAVTIGHSRFSTNTLPTVLRAQPFSLLGHNGEINTIARLREEAAILGIPLPPGGSDSQDLNRLLEGLIHQVGLTLAEAMEMVFPPIFSIMETLPAPLQDMYRVFRRLLTASAQGPAAIIARHQDSCVFSVDAMGLRPLWVGETEKEYFVSSEVGVVPQEEILSDPKVLAPGEKVALRVKVGQQVELLEHDALRQEVHRLFSRRTRLQEHGQLLTRARDLKPAPVKEAASFARSRSFVQENLLTALAWKKSDLRNLEDMARSGQDPIASLGYDGPLAALASGRQNLSDYFKEQVAVVTNPAIDRERESEHFSTRVYLGPRPRLGGRKQPVVELDSPLLTGGGRQAPTAADEDAAKAHGTCTLEALLHHFGGQRPRYRVISCSLQREETVEQALARLAQEALTAASRGKTLLLIDDSLVFSPTRSFLDPYLVIASLHKALKETRSRGGVSLRSQVSLVLRSGALRNLHDLILALGMGADALCPYLMWEIAAQEEKGLGHLLDVLSKGLEKVISTMGTHEIGGYGKYFASIGLSPEIAAIFETPDFCGTARGGLTLARLEEDNRQRGTVARSRKKQPVPAQFRIYPRIWKMVGAVAKMEESYADLSRLIRQLETENPLAIRHLVDFRFTPELTVDPEEVDATVGNHDLPILISAMSFGSQGETPFRIYAEAAKRLNIICMNGEGGEIADMLGRYRANRGQQIASGRFGVHMDLLNSADFLEIKVGQGAKPGEGGHLPGFKVTAKIAAARNATPGVALISPSNNHDIYSIEDLAQIIEELRTANPRARISVKVPAVAGIGTIAMGVAKAGADILTVSGYSGGTGAARKHAIKFVGLPAEIGVREAHRALVSAGMRDRLEIWVDGGARTGRDVVKLMLLGANRVGFGTLAMVVIGCTTCRGCHLDTCHVGIATQIETAAEAEQRGLKRFVPRVLENGIIYETTFFRALGQEIKTITAKLGFRRTQDLVGRAELLAQNRGQDRLDLEALLAPNPSDPTPAVLNKVRIIRKPLNYLTSLIASLVTKAFDEGENRVRYNDDSASSSDRALGTYLAGAMARGTADDRYGPEKEVLLHFRRDSIPGNGLAAFNIPRINYRVEGGAQDGLGKSARGGKIVILKGENRNGLRVGGSVGKGLAYGALGGTFLIQGDADSRACIRLSGADVVLGGRIRRPLEDSAGNIAGRANLKGFAFEYMTAGRVVVLGDPGPWICSGMTGGVVYCHLDAEKGMTREALRRRLAQGSGVEIRSLEEEDVNNINELLMQYHRELLHSDQLEEADWVSRVVSHCRTRFVKIVPEGTPVRPATMTE from the coding sequence ATGATAAACGCCAGCCATGACCCTTCCGGCCTGATGCCCCCCGAAAGGGACGCCTGCGCCATCATTTCCTACATCAACAAGGCCGGGCATCCGACCCATGGCAACGTGCAACGAACCATCGAAGCGCTTATCAAGATGGGACACCGGGCCGGCGAGATCAGCGGCGAAGGGGACGGCTGCGGCATCCTGACCGACCTGCCGCGACGTCTCTGGCGCGATATTCTGGAGGGGGCCGGCCACAACGGCGACCTCGTCGACGCGAAAGGGTTCGCCATCGGCCACTTCCTCCTGCCCAAAGAGGCCCTCGCCGACGATCCCGAGCTGCAGGAAAAAATTCTGACGCTCTTTCGCGAGGCCGGGGCCCAGGTCCTGGTCGAGCGGCCCGGGCCGGTGCGCAACGAGCTGCTCTCGGCCATGGCACGGCGCACCGAACCCCGTTTCTGGCAGGTGGCGCTGCTGCTGCCTCAGCCCAACAAAGCGCCAGCGACCCTCTACCGGCTGCACGCCGACATCGAGGCGCGCTTTCCGGTGCATGTCGCCTCCCTCTCCACCCAGGTTGCTTCCTACAAGGTGCACGGCGCCCCGGAAATCCTGTCGCGCTACTACCCGGAACTCAAACGCCGCGATTTTCTGTCGGCGGTCACCATCGGGCACAGCCGTTTTTCCACCAACACCCTGCCGACGGTACTGCGGGCCCAGCCGTTCAGCCTGCTCGGCCACAACGGCGAGATCAACACCATCGCCCGCCTGCGCGAAGAGGCTGCTATCCTCGGCATTCCCCTGCCGCCGGGAGGCAGCGACTCCCAGGACCTCAACCGCCTCCTCGAGGGCCTTATTCACCAGGTCGGCCTGACCCTGGCCGAGGCCATGGAGATGGTCTTTCCGCCGATCTTCAGCATCATGGAGACGCTGCCTGCGCCCCTGCAGGACATGTATCGGGTCTTTCGGCGCCTGCTCACCGCCAGCGCCCAGGGACCCGCCGCCATCATCGCCCGTCATCAGGACAGCTGCGTCTTCAGCGTCGACGCCATGGGCCTGCGCCCCCTGTGGGTGGGGGAGACCGAGAAGGAATACTTTGTCTCTTCCGAGGTGGGCGTGGTGCCGCAGGAGGAGATCCTCTCCGACCCCAAAGTGCTCGCTCCCGGCGAAAAAGTCGCCCTCCGGGTCAAGGTCGGGCAACAGGTCGAACTGCTGGAACACGATGCCCTGCGGCAGGAGGTCCACCGGCTCTTCAGCCGCAGAACCCGGCTGCAGGAGCATGGGCAGCTGCTGACCCGCGCCCGGGATCTTAAGCCCGCACCGGTGAAAGAGGCCGCCTCCTTCGCCCGCAGTCGCTCCTTCGTGCAGGAGAACCTGCTTACCGCGCTCGCCTGGAAGAAGAGCGACCTGCGCAACCTGGAGGACATGGCCCGCAGCGGTCAGGATCCCATCGCCTCCCTCGGTTATGACGGCCCCCTGGCGGCTCTGGCCAGCGGGCGCCAGAATCTTTCGGACTATTTCAAGGAGCAGGTGGCCGTGGTCACCAATCCAGCCATTGACCGGGAGCGGGAGTCCGAGCACTTCTCCACCCGGGTCTACCTCGGCCCGCGTCCGCGCCTGGGCGGCCGCAAACAGCCGGTGGTTGAACTGGACTCGCCTCTATTGACGGGCGGGGGCCGGCAGGCGCCAACCGCTGCCGACGAAGACGCGGCCAAAGCCCATGGCACCTGCACCCTGGAGGCCCTACTACATCACTTCGGCGGTCAGCGTCCCCGCTATCGGGTCATCTCCTGCAGTCTACAGCGCGAGGAAACGGTTGAGCAAGCCCTGGCACGCCTGGCGCAGGAAGCCCTGACCGCCGCCAGCCGCGGCAAAACGCTGCTGCTCATTGACGATTCTCTGGTTTTTTCCCCCACCCGGAGTTTCCTCGATCCCTACCTCGTTATTGCCAGCCTGCACAAGGCCCTGAAGGAAACCCGCAGCCGCGGCGGAGTCTCCCTGCGCAGCCAGGTCTCATTGGTGCTGCGCTCCGGGGCCCTGCGCAACCTGCACGACCTGATCCTGGCTCTAGGGATGGGAGCCGACGCCCTCTGCCCCTACCTCATGTGGGAAATCGCCGCCCAGGAGGAAAAAGGCCTCGGTCACCTGCTGGACGTTTTGAGCAAAGGGTTGGAAAAAGTCATTTCTACCATGGGGACCCACGAAATTGGCGGGTACGGCAAATATTTCGCCTCTATCGGCCTGTCACCCGAGATTGCCGCCATTTTCGAGACCCCCGATTTTTGTGGTACCGCTCGAGGCGGCCTGACCCTGGCCAGGCTCGAAGAGGACAACCGGCAGCGCGGCACGGTCGCCCGCAGCCGGAAAAAACAGCCCGTGCCCGCCCAGTTCCGTATCTATCCGCGCATCTGGAAGATGGTCGGCGCCGTCGCCAAGATGGAAGAGAGCTATGCCGACCTCTCCCGACTCATCCGGCAACTGGAAACGGAAAATCCGCTGGCCATCCGCCATCTCGTCGATTTTCGCTTTACGCCGGAACTGACCGTCGACCCCGAAGAGGTTGACGCGACTGTCGGCAACCATGACCTGCCTATCCTCATCTCCGCCATGAGTTTCGGTTCTCAAGGGGAGACCCCCTTCCGCATCTACGCTGAAGCCGCCAAACGTCTCAACATCATCTGCATGAATGGCGAAGGCGGCGAAATCGCCGACATGCTGGGGCGCTACCGCGCTAATCGCGGCCAGCAGATCGCCTCGGGCCGTTTCGGCGTCCACATGGATCTGCTCAATTCCGCCGACTTCCTCGAAATCAAGGTGGGACAGGGAGCCAAACCCGGCGAAGGGGGCCATTTACCCGGTTTCAAGGTCACGGCCAAAATCGCCGCCGCCCGCAATGCCACCCCGGGAGTGGCCCTGATCTCGCCCTCCAACAATCACGATATCTATTCCATTGAAGATCTGGCCCAGATCATCGAAGAACTGCGTACCGCCAATCCGCGGGCCCGCATTTCGGTCAAGGTCCCCGCCGTGGCCGGTATCGGCACCATCGCCATGGGCGTCGCCAAAGCCGGTGCCGATATCCTCACCGTCAGCGGCTACAGCGGCGGCACCGGTGCGGCCCGCAAGCACGCCATCAAGTTCGTCGGCCTACCGGCGGAGATCGGTGTCCGCGAAGCCCATCGGGCCCTGGTGAGCGCCGGCATGCGAGACCGCCTGGAGATCTGGGTAGACGGCGGCGCCCGCACCGGACGCGACGTGGTCAAGCTCATGCTCCTGGGAGCCAACCGGGTGGGCTTCGGCACCCTGGCCATGGTGGTCATCGGCTGCACCACCTGCAGGGGCTGCCATCTCGACACCTGCCATGTCGGCATCGCCACCCAGATCGAGACCGCCGCGGAAGCCGAACAGCGAGGTCTCAAACGTTTTGTTCCCCGTGTGCTGGAAAACGGCATCATCTACGAAACCACGTTCTTCCGCGCCCTCGGCCAGGAGATCAAGACCATTACCGCCAAGCTCGGTTTCCGCCGCACCCAGGATCTGGTCGGCCGGGCGGAGCTGTTGGCACAGAACCGGGGGCAGGACCGGCTCGACCTCGAGGCGCTGCTGGCGCCGAACCCCAGCGATCCCACCCCGGCTGTGCTCAACAAGGTGCGCATCATCCGCAAGCCCCTCAACTACCTGACCTCCCTCATCGCCTCCCTGGTCACCAAGGCGTTCGACGAGGGCGAAAACCGGGTCCGCTACAATGACGACAGCGCTAGCAGCTCGGACCGGGCCCTGGGCACCTATCTGGCTGGCGCCATGGCCCGGGGGACAGCCGATGACCGCTACGGCCCAGAGAAGGAAGTCCTTCTCCACTTTCGCCGCGACTCCATCCCCGGCAACGGGCTGGCCGCTTTCAACATTCCGCGCATCAACTACCGGGTCGAGGGAGGCGCCCAGGACGGTCTGGGCAAATCGGCTCGCGGCGGCAAGATCGTCATTCTGAAAGGGGAGAACCGCAACGGCCTCCGCGTCGGCGGCTCCGTCGGCAAAGGTTTGGCCTACGGCGCCCTCGGCGGCACCTTCCTCATCCAGGGGGACGCCGACAGCCGGGCCTGCATCCGCCTGTCGGGGGCCGATGTGGTCCTCGGCGGCCGCATTCGCCGCCCCCTCGAGGACAGTGCCGGCAATATCGCCGGTCGGGCCAACCTCAAGGGATTCGCCTTCGAATACATGACAGCTGGCCGCGTCGTCGTGCTCGGCGACCCCGGCCCCTGGATCTGTTCGGGCATGACTGGCGGCGTCGTCTACTGCCATCTCGACGCCGAAAAGGGCATGACCCGCGAGGCGCTGCGACGGCGGCTGGCCCAAGGCTCCGGCGTGGAAATTCGCAGCCTCGAAGAAGAGGACGTCAACAACATCAACGAACTGCTCATGCAGTATCACCGCGAACTGCTCCACTCGGACCAGCTGGAGGAGGCCGACTGGGTGAGCCGCGTTGTTTCCCACTGCCGCACCCGCTTCGTCAAGATCGTGCCGGAGGGCACGCCGGTGCGCCCGGCGACCATGACGGAATAA
- a CDS encoding RluA family pseudouridine synthase — MEERHQFTFSRGRPPERLDHFLAEQLPELTRSQLKKLIDEGRITLNGAAAKPGGKLKGGEEISVTLPPPAPSEAIPQEIPLKVLYEDSHLIVIDKPAGLVVHPAPGHQQGTLVNALLHHCRDLAGIGGELRPGIVHRLDKDTSGVMVATKDDETHQSLAAQFKAHSICRRYVALVHGLLENDRGTVDSLIGRHPTQRKKMSTQARSGRRAVTHWRVLERFELDRLTWVELTLETGRTHQIRVHLSGLNYPIVGDPVYGSSSRLASLGDDDLRRRIQTLGRQALHARLLGFVHPASGEYMEFESAPPEDMGSVLAFLREKHGHQSGL; from the coding sequence ATGGAAGAACGTCACCAGTTTACCTTCAGTCGCGGACGGCCGCCTGAACGACTGGACCATTTTCTGGCAGAACAGCTTCCCGAGCTGACGCGGTCCCAACTGAAAAAACTGATTGACGAGGGCCGGATAACGCTCAATGGCGCCGCCGCCAAGCCGGGGGGCAAGTTGAAGGGAGGGGAGGAAATCTCCGTTACCCTGCCGCCGCCCGCCCCGTCAGAGGCTATTCCCCAGGAAATCCCCCTGAAGGTCCTTTACGAGGATTCCCATCTGATCGTGATCGACAAGCCGGCCGGATTGGTGGTCCACCCGGCTCCCGGACATCAGCAGGGGACCCTGGTCAACGCGCTGCTGCATCACTGCCGTGACCTCGCCGGGATCGGCGGCGAGCTGCGTCCCGGCATTGTCCATCGTCTTGACAAGGATACCTCCGGCGTCATGGTGGCGACCAAGGACGATGAAACGCACCAGAGTCTGGCCGCCCAGTTCAAGGCGCACTCCATCTGCCGCCGCTATGTCGCGCTGGTGCACGGCCTGCTCGAGAACGATCGCGGGACGGTGGATAGCCTCATCGGCCGTCATCCGACCCAGCGCAAGAAGATGAGCACCCAGGCGCGGTCCGGTCGTCGGGCCGTCACCCACTGGCGGGTCCTTGAGCGGTTTGAACTGGACAGGCTCACCTGGGTGGAGCTGACCCTGGAGACGGGCCGTACCCATCAGATACGTGTTCACCTCTCCGGGTTGAATTACCCCATCGTCGGTGATCCCGTTTATGGCAGCAGCAGCCGGCTCGCGTCGTTGGGTGATGACGACTTGCGCAGGCGGATACAGACACTTGGCCGGCAGGCGCTGCATGCTCGTTTGCTGGGCTTCGTCCATCCGGCCAGTGGCGAGTACATGGAGTTCGAGAGCGCCCCGCCGGAGGATATGGGCAGTGTTCTCGCCTTTTTGCGAGAAAAGCACGGGCACCAAAGCGGGCTCTGA
- the elbB gene encoding isoprenoid biosynthesis glyoxalase ElbB, producing the protein MAKIGVILSGCGVYDGSEIYETVLTLLAIDRSGAEAVCMAPDIPQMHVINHLTGEPVAGEQRNVLQEAARIARGKIKNLKDVKAADIDALVLPGGFGAAKNLCDFAVKGPDCTVNPDVARLMREIVQAKKPLAAICIAPALIAKVLGEDRLAPEITIGSDQGTAQALETMGGKHVTCPVREIVIDQKNKIITTPAYMLAERISEAADGIEKTIKTLIDMI; encoded by the coding sequence ATGGCTAAAATTGGCGTCATTCTTTCCGGCTGCGGTGTCTATGACGGCAGCGAGATTTATGAAACCGTCCTCACCCTGCTGGCCATCGACCGGTCCGGAGCCGAAGCGGTGTGCATGGCCCCCGACATCCCTCAGATGCATGTCATCAATCACCTTACCGGCGAACCCGTCGCTGGCGAGCAGCGCAATGTCCTGCAGGAGGCCGCCCGCATCGCCCGGGGCAAAATCAAGAACCTGAAGGATGTGAAGGCCGCGGACATCGACGCCCTCGTCCTCCCCGGCGGTTTCGGCGCAGCGAAGAACCTGTGTGATTTTGCCGTCAAGGGCCCCGACTGCACTGTCAACCCCGACGTAGCGCGGCTGATGCGAGAAATCGTCCAGGCGAAAAAACCTCTGGCGGCCATCTGCATTGCCCCGGCCCTTATCGCCAAGGTTCTCGGCGAAGACCGTCTTGCCCCCGAAATCACCATCGGCAGCGACCAGGGAACCGCCCAGGCGCTTGAGACCATGGGGGGCAAGCATGTGACCTGTCCCGTACGGGAAATCGTTATTGACCAGAAAAACAAAATCATCACCACGCCGGCCTACATGCTGGCAGAGCGCATCAGTGAAGCGGCAGACGGGATTGAAAAAACGATCAAGACCCTTATCGACATGATCTGA
- a CDS encoding cupin domain-containing protein, whose product MENIRDEVKELQIGLKIRRMRQERRMTLQDLAEGTGLSKPLLSQIENEQVIPPLATLLRISKAFKVELHTFFQEESDSEKCILVRAGESRQLRQWGKQGDSLPPYSYHSLAYGKKNRHLEPFVVEFEARQWRDDLQVSHDGEEFLFLLEGQLEFRYGDQVMQLNPGDSVYYDSSEPHGYIATTDLPTRAVAVLYSRS is encoded by the coding sequence ATGGAAAATATCCGGGACGAGGTAAAAGAACTTCAGATCGGGCTGAAGATCCGCCGCATGCGTCAGGAACGCCGCATGACCCTGCAGGATCTGGCCGAGGGTACCGGGCTGTCCAAGCCCCTGCTTTCCCAGATTGAAAACGAGCAGGTCATTCCGCCGCTAGCCACGCTGCTGCGCATCTCCAAAGCCTTCAAGGTGGAACTCCATACCTTTTTTCAGGAAGAGAGCGATTCAGAGAAGTGCATCCTTGTCCGGGCGGGCGAAAGCCGTCAGCTGCGGCAGTGGGGCAAGCAGGGCGACTCACTCCCTCCCTACAGCTATCATTCCCTCGCTTACGGAAAAAAAAATCGACACCTGGAGCCCTTCGTGGTCGAATTTGAAGCCCGGCAGTGGCGAGACGATCTGCAGGTCAGCCACGATGGTGAAGAGTTTTTGTTCCTGCTGGAGGGACAGCTGGAATTCCGCTACGGCGACCAGGTCATGCAACTTAACCCCGGCGACTCAGTTTACTACGACTCTTCCGAACCCCACGGTTACATCGCCACCACCGATCTTCCCACCCGGGCCGTGGCCGTGCTCTATTCCAGAAGCTGA
- a CDS encoding HAD family hydrolase — protein MSGTPCTETLCSVADLADVRGIFFDLDGTLLDVEMSAFIPAYLKGLAASFADVAPTDKLVEVLLDTTWSLLRADDGSRTNEEAYLLAVQRQLGIPPELYRDRLTGYFRKGLAPLAAHVKPLPVARDILQVCFDKGMTVAVATNPVFPRPVVEARLAWGGLLGFPFRQVTSYENSRYCKPNPRYFTTLLAELGLQPGETIMVGNDTEHDLAARQAGIRTFLVDTWLEDRTHNDFVTDYRGSHQDLLAFVEDLGEKTDNN, from the coding sequence ATGTCTGGAACCCCCTGTACAGAAACCCTCTGCTCCGTGGCTGATCTCGCCGACGTCCGTGGGATATTCTTTGATCTGGATGGCACTCTGCTCGATGTGGAGATGTCTGCCTTCATCCCGGCCTACCTCAAGGGCCTGGCCGCGAGTTTCGCCGATGTGGCGCCGACGGATAAGCTGGTCGAGGTGCTGCTGGACACGACCTGGAGTCTGCTGCGTGCCGATGACGGCAGCCGTACCAACGAGGAAGCCTACCTTCTGGCCGTACAGCGGCAACTGGGCATTCCCCCCGAACTCTATCGTGATCGCCTGACCGGGTATTTTCGGAAGGGGCTGGCCCCCCTGGCAGCGCATGTGAAGCCGCTCCCCGTCGCCCGCGATATTCTGCAGGTCTGCTTTGACAAAGGGATGACGGTCGCTGTCGCCACCAATCCCGTCTTCCCCCGTCCCGTTGTAGAGGCCCGGCTGGCCTGGGGCGGGCTGCTCGGCTTCCCCTTCCGGCAGGTGACCAGCTACGAAAACAGCCGCTACTGCAAGCCCAATCCCCGCTATTTTACCACTCTTCTGGCCGAGTTGGGGCTGCAGCCCGGGGAAACGATCATGGTCGGCAATGATACGGAGCACGATCTGGCCGCCCGGCAGGCGGGGATACGCACCTTTCTGGTCGATACCTGGCTGGAAGACAGAACCCACAACGACTTTGTCACCGATTATCGCGGCAGTCACCAGGACCTGCTGGCTTTCGTGGAGGACCTGGGCGAAAAAACTGACAATAATTGA
- a CDS encoding DegQ family serine endoprotease — protein MKGKIMGTIGRLIFFLFCLPVLAGLLVACGEQKKETRIATSVRDHQAKPPVEEPAQELLSTQASFIEVSQKVTPSVVNISTARTRSAQALPPFFEDFFGEFFRGHPPIPRKEQSLGSGVIISADGYILTNEHVIRGAEEIKVKLSDQRVYDGTVIGGDPRTDVAVVKIEPEEELPAAVLGNSDGLQVGQWALAIGNPFGLDRTLTVGVISATGRTNVGIEDYEDFIQTDASINPGNSGGPLLNIYGEVVGINTAIVASGQGIGFAIPINLARLIADQLIEKGEVTRGWLGVSLQPLTPELARSFGLDKVGGALVNQVFDDSPAAAAGVRRGDILLTFAGKDIRGVRELQLLVASTPAGKTERLEVLRDGKILELEVRLAVRDEEAAAPKVSAGQSRGLGMVVAANADGPGVKVVQVDENSPAAQAGIREGDVVLTVNHEDVNDVAAFERSAKKMTEGKNVVLLVQRGNTTLYLAFPAP, from the coding sequence ATGAAAGGAAAGATCATGGGGACGATCGGAAGGCTGATTTTTTTTCTGTTTTGCCTCCCCGTGCTGGCGGGGCTTCTGGTCGCCTGCGGAGAACAGAAAAAAGAGACCCGCATCGCGACGTCGGTCCGTGATCACCAGGCCAAACCGCCGGTGGAAGAACCGGCCCAGGAGCTTCTCTCCACGCAGGCCTCCTTTATTGAAGTCTCGCAGAAAGTCACCCCTTCCGTCGTCAATATCAGCACGGCCCGCACCCGTTCGGCCCAGGCCCTGCCCCCCTTCTTCGAGGATTTCTTCGGGGAGTTCTTCCGGGGGCATCCCCCGATTCCACGCAAGGAGCAGAGCCTTGGCTCGGGTGTTATCATCAGTGCCGACGGATATATTCTCACCAATGAACATGTCATTCGCGGCGCCGAAGAGATCAAGGTCAAGCTTTCCGACCAGCGCGTCTACGACGGTACGGTTATCGGTGGCGATCCCCGTACGGATGTCGCTGTGGTTAAAATTGAGCCCGAAGAGGAACTGCCGGCCGCTGTCCTCGGCAATTCGGATGGCCTGCAGGTCGGGCAATGGGCTCTGGCCATCGGCAATCCCTTCGGCCTGGACCGCACCCTGACGGTTGGCGTCATCTCGGCGACCGGCCGTACCAATGTGGGCATCGAGGATTACGAAGATTTCATTCAGACGGATGCCTCTATCAATCCCGGCAACTCGGGCGGCCCCCTGCTCAACATCTATGGCGAAGTGGTGGGAATCAACACCGCCATCGTCGCCTCCGGACAGGGGATCGGTTTTGCCATTCCGATCAACCTGGCCCGGCTGATCGCCGACCAGTTGATCGAAAAGGGAGAAGTGACCCGCGGCTGGCTGGGCGTCAGCCTGCAGCCGCTGACGCCGGAGCTGGCCCGGTCCTTTGGTCTGGACAAGGTTGGCGGTGCTCTGGTCAACCAGGTCTTTGACGATTCCCCGGCGGCTGCGGCCGGCGTGCGGCGTGGCGATATCCTGCTGACCTTTGCCGGTAAGGACATCCGCGGCGTGCGGGAGTTGCAGCTCCTGGTCGCCAGCACCCCGGCCGGCAAGACGGAAAGACTGGAAGTGCTGCGTGACGGCAAGATCCTCGAACTGGAGGTCAGGCTCGCGGTTCGCGATGAAGAGGCGGCTGCCCCTAAAGTAAGTGCTGGGCAGAGCCGGGGGCTGGGAATGGTCGTTGCCGCCAACGCCGATGGTCCGGGCGTCAAAGTGGTTCAGGTCGACGAGAATAGCCCGGCGGCCCAGGCCGGCATCCGCGAAGGGGATGTCGTCCTGACGGTGAATCACGAAGATGTCAACGATGTGGCCGCTTTTGAGCGGTCGGCCAAAAAGATGACGGAAGGCAAGAACGTGGTTCTGCTCGTACAACGCGGCAACACCACGCTCTACCTGGCTTTCCCGGCACCTTGA